DNA from Bacillus sp. PK3_68:
ATTCCCATCCCTCACATTTTCTTATATCTATTTAGTGTGAACTAAGATAAGCTTCCTGCAACAATTTTTCCTTTAAACATGGTTGCTTGGCGCTTCACTCTTCTTGCGACCGCTTCAGCTGAACAACTTGCCTCGACAAAAACAGCATCGGCCTGATCACCTACTAGCGGCCATATACGCTTTCCATTTGAATCAAGCGGTGTTTTTCCACCAGTAATAAACGAAAGCGCCTTAGCCAACGATTGCTCGTCAATCCAGGAAAAGCGTTCTGCCATTAAACTTGCCTTGTAAAGCATATCTCCTGTACCAAATGGGTCCCAGTGATCAGTAATACTATCCGTTGCCAGCGAGACGGTTACCCCTTTTTGGTGAAGAAAAGGAATAGGAGGTGTAGAGAAATCGTACTCAATGGGAACAGTAGAAGCGATAGATATTCCCGCTTTGGCTAATAATTCAGCCGTTTCCCCAGCCTCTTCTAAAGAGACATCTCCAAGACCGAAAGCATGGCCGATTGATACTCTTCCTTGCCAGCCTGTTTTCTCTGTAAGCGCAGCTAGCCGTTTCATTGTAAAAGTTCCCAAGTGTCCTTTGTCATGTAGATGAAGGTCAATGCCGGCATCAGCTTCAATTGCAAGCTCAAACATTGCTCTCAAGGATGTCTCAATATCTTCATCCACAGTTGCAGGGTCTACTCCTCCAACATGCGTTGCTCCTCTTTGCAATGCTTCTCTTACTAAGTTGATTGATTTACTGCGCAACAAGCCGTGCTGAGGAAACGCAACAAGTTCATATGTAAGCTTGTCACGATAAGATTCTAATGCTTGCGAGATAGCCTCAAAATTCTCCAGCCCAATAGTGGGGTCTACATTGCATTGAGCACGTATATGTGTTGTCCCGTTTTGTAAAAGAAGGTCCATTATTTTTTCCGCTCTCTCCTTAGTAACAGGAAGCAAATGAGGAAGCATTTCCTTCTCCTCTTCTATTCGCCCAAAGATATTAACAAATGGAGTAGGAGCTTTCCAGGGACCACCATAATATGTTTTATCTAAATGAATATGCATGTCTTGAAATGAAGGAAGCATAAGCAAACCCTTTGCATCCTGCTTTGGTAAATCTCCAGTTAATGGTTTAGTAGCTATAATAATTTCCTTTATTGTCCCCTGGTCAATGCGGATATGACATGACTCTGTATTAGTTTCTGCTACAACATTGTTTTTGTAGAGAAGGCTGCTTTCAAGCAGAACATTTGTTAACCAATAAGTTGTGCTCATATTTCTTTTCCTCTCTTTTCAATAGGTTGATTTGAGTAATAGTCTAATCCCGAGGGAAGCTTCTTAAAAAAGTTAGTGCTTAATATAAGATAAGTTAAACCAATGCCTAACCAAATTAGGCCCGCAGTCTTTGCATGGATATCTAATTTGTACAAAAAGAAAAATATCGTTAATGCCCCAATAAAGGGAAATATGAGATGTCGAATAAAGTTTACACCCCTACGTTCTTTCTGTTTAAAATAGTAGTAAAAGATAACTGAGAGATTTACAAACAAACATCCGAAAAGTGCTCCAAAATTTACTAGAGAAATAGCTGTTGTTAAATTGAGAAACAATGCACTTAAACTGATAATTCCAATAAATAGAATGTTATTAGTCGGAGTTAATGTTTTTGGATTAATATAGCCAAAAAACTTCTTTGGCAGCACGCCGTCTCTCCCCATTTTATATAGCATCCGCGAACAAGCTGTCTGCCCTGCTAATGGTCCAGCTATAGCCCCTATTACTGTAAAGAAAGGATAAATCACGGCCAGTACCCCTAACCCTATTTTCTTAAAGAGTTCAAGCGACCCTGTTTCAACATCTTTGAATTCACTCCAACCCGTTGGCCAGGCTAACATCATTAAGTAGGAAACAGAAACGAACATGATTCCTACCCCGGCACAAATAATTAAAGCTGCTCTTGCAACATTAACTTTTGGATTAATTGCTTCTTCAGCAACAGTAGTTACGGCATCAAAACCAAAATAGGACAATACAAGAATAGATGCCCCTGTAAAAATTACATTCCAACCTGCTTCAGGTTTAGAGATTTCGTTAAGGTTTAAAAACGCATCTAAATTTAAAAACGTTCCCGCTCCTCCACCGCTTGCAATATATTTACATATAAAAAGTACAACAATCACCACGATGGAAAGCTGAATAATAACAATCGTATTGTTTACCCATGCAGTTACATTAATCCCAATATAACTAACTGATGTTACCAAAACGGTAAGACCAACAATCCATACCCATTTTGGTATGTTAGGAAAAAGTGCCTCCAGGTAGTTTGCTGCAAACGAATAAGATAACATTGGAACAAGAAGATAATCCATCATCACAGTCCATCCTGTTAAAAATCCCATATACGGATTCATTGCTCGTTGAACATAAGTATAAGCAGAACCAGAAGTAGGAAAAGCAGAAGACATGCGGCCATAACTATATGCTGTAAATATCATAGCTAATGCAGTTAAAGCATGAGTTAAAGAAAACATCCCATGAGTCATATTAGAAACAATTCCATACATATCAAAAATAGTAGTAGGAATTAAGAAAGCTAATCCGTAAAAGATAAGCGAAGGAAGTCCAAGAACTCGTTTAAATTCCTCTTTGGATTGTAGCTTTCCATGATTAACTGTATGTTCACCGTTCATATCCCATCTATCCCCCTTAATAATTTACCTAACTCAATAATAGAATCTATCTATGATCAAGCTCTTTTAACATTTCTTGATAGCTTCTTTGAACATCTTCAATATGTTCCCTCATCAGTTTAGAGCACTTTTCCGCCTCTCCTTTTTTAATGGCTCTTAGAATTTGCTGGTGATAATAAAGAGCATTTTCTACATCATCATAGACAGCCATTTCAATCCGGATTTTTTTGAAAAATTCAGAGATTGAGTTATAGACTTGGATAATTACATCATTGTTTATTGAGCGAGCTAACGTCCCGTGAAATACAAGGTCAGGCACAATAATAGACGATTGCATTTTAATACATACTTCTAAGTCAACAAGTGATTTTTCAAGAATGTGTATCTCATGCGTCTGAATTCTTTTTGCAGCCAAATAGGCGATTTCAACCTCTATTACTTTACGGAATTCCAGTAAATCAAGTGAGTTGCTAATATCCATTGGCATCATGAAGGATTTTGGAATCTCTATATCTTCTATGAATGGATTCTTCTTTACAAAAGCCCCCTTCCCTATTCTTTTTTCAATAATTCCTTTCTCAGATAACGCCTGCAAGGCTTCTCTGACAGAAGCCCTACTTACTTCTAACAATTTGGCAAGCTCTCGTTCGGAATGAAGTTGTTCTCCAGGCTGAAGGTTTTTCTTATGGATAAAATCACATATAAATTTTTGTACAGTCTCACTTACAATTGCCACAAAAATCCTCCTTAATTCATCATAGAGTCCAGACCGGTCAGACCAGTCAGACCAGTTTCCTCAAAAATTATACTAACTATATAAAAACTCTAACTTTTCACCCCCCTCTTTCTTCTAAATCGGTAATATTTTTTGATTTTTCGGTTTCTTATTTGCAAATGTCATGCCAATTTTTATTGATTAGTTTCCGTCAACTAGGAAAAAGCGTTATAAAAAGAAACCAAACGGCGAACATGTACCCATATTGAGTATGCTAGGAACATAATGAGCACGCCCTTTCATTGAAGAATTGACAGACATCGACAGAAAATCTTTTTCCTACTTATGAGTTAGCCCAGGGAGCGTTATCAAGAAAGCTGATATTGGTTAAAAATTGCTAAAGATCTAGTCAACACACCAAAGGCCATTCCACAGGCGTTGTTATTAAATCTGCTATGAACGCTGAGTGCTATTTAAAACTAAACAGTAAAAATTAATTGTTCCTGTGCCCCTATATGCACAGTTTCTTGAAACAGTCTATATTTCTTGCAATAAAATAATTTCCAAAAATTTTTCTCAAGTTTTTTCTTTATTCAACTCAACAGGCTCTAGTTATTAATAAAATGGTTAGGATTGATATGCATTTAAGAATAAAAAATTCAAAGAAGCATAATTTATATCTAATTTTTAAAGAGAAGTGTTACAAATCAGCAAGTGTTAATTTGTTTTGCTTTCTTATAAAATTGACCGCTGTACAAACGACAATTTTATCAAACCAACTTTTTATTGAACTCATTTCTTGAACGGCTTCCAGAGACGTCAGCGCCTTTTTTATCGATTCTTGAACTATCTTCTTGTTTTTTTACATAACTAAACGCTAAGCGGCAAATATCCTCTTTATGATCAGTAATAGTGAAAAGCGCAGCCTATTACCGTGAGGGCAATACAGAAGAATCTTAAGAAATATACAGAGGCTTTCACCTATGGAAAAGTATTACCCCCCACAAGCTGCGCCATTCTTTCGCAAGTGAATGACCTCGCAATGGAGGGAATCTCGTCCTGCTTCGTGATCAACTTGGCCATAGCTCTATTAAGGTCATTTCCCTCTATACGAACCTTTCGGATAGAGAGCCAGTAGTTTATGAACGAGATGAAAAAAAATGGAGGTAGGGATTAATAAGTTTTCTCCCGATCATTTAAAAAGGGGTTAGTAAAATGAATTGATGATGAATCACTGTTTCAGGTAATTTAAAAGAGAAATACGTTTTTTCAAAAAACGTATTTTTCAGTTTAATAGTAGAGCTAATTATTCATAAACAATAATTAGTTCTAACTGCTTGGTTTTTATGTTGTTTCTATTTGAATTATACATAATTTGTATTATTAAAATGTTGATTTTTTTATTTAAATTTCTTCCCTTTGTTTTTCAGGCTGTTTCAATTTTAATAAGATGCATCACTTCTATTCCTAAAATAATAGCTTCAACTGTACAAAAAGATCTCAACCCTAACATCGAATAGGGATGGATAATTATTTCAATAACAGAAAAAACTTCTACACCCCTTCATTTTTAGCCCCTCTTCCATATAACCTCTATACCCTCACGCTTAGTAATCTTTAGAAAAAGTTTGATGATTTTTGTGATCGTTAGGCCATTAAAGCGCCCAGTTTGTTAATAGTCTTCACTTATCAACAGCAATTAGCTAAGTTAGAATAAGGAAAAGGGGTGTTGCCCTATGATGGTCAACACCCCTCTTAATAAAAAACATTTTCTATTTATTTAGTTCTTCAAAAAACTTAATGTTTGTTTCAAAATTCGAAACTGATTGGGTTTCTTCCGCTTGTTTTACTAATTTTACAACCATATCATTATAAGGTGTTAAAATTCCTTTGTCTGCTGCCAGCCGCGGAACGACCCCATTTATATAATCAATTTCAGTCTTACGTTTCTTTTCCAGATCCTGCAGCATGCTTGCTTTTAACAGTCTGGAAGATTCCATGAATTTTCGAAGTGTTTGGACACGCTCAGGAATATCTTTTTCGCTTTTTATTTCTAATGATGCAATATCAAAGGTATTCATTTTAGCAAATTTCACACCGTTTACATGTCCTACTTTGATCGTTTCATCAGCAATATGCGCAGCACTTACAATACTGACTTCATGATCAAGTACCCCTCCAAACTCCTTGTTTAGTGCAGCTGATAAACCGCTAAATGCATTGTTAATCAATAATTTTGACCATTTTGTCCCAACCAGGTTATTAGAAATATGGGTACCCCCCACAAGATCCAAAATGGATTTAATCTGCTGAATTCTTTCCGTTGTTTCACCGTTTAGTTCTCCAATTTGGAAAGCATACTCTTTAAAATGAGTAAATTCTGTTGTAAGTTTTGATACCCCCGGCTCCATAAACGTCGCACCGAATTCAACAGACCCAGCAATTACTCGTTCTCGGCCAACAATGGAAGCCACCTTTTCTTCAGGTATGCCGTTTTGTAAGGAGAGGACTACACTTTGTTCACCTAAAAATGGCAGCAAGTTTTTTAGTACAGAATCGTTAAATAATTGCTTTGTTAAAAGCAAGACTAAATCATAGGTTCCTGACATGTCATCAGGGGTAATAGCTTTCACCTTTGCTTGAAAATCTGTTGTGCCGATTATTTTTGCCCCTGTCTGATTTAAGGCGTCAACATGTGCTTGATAGACATCAATCAACTCTACATCTTGTCCGCCGGCAGCAATATATGCACCAGCGATGGTTCCTAAAGAACCTGCTCCTAATACGGCAATTCTCATTCGAATTTCCCCCTACCTTTTCATACTCATTATAAACATCGATTCATCATCAGCTTTTTTGATTTGCTTTTGTTACTGTTTGATCAGTCTCATGAAATATTCCTATCTTTATCGGGATTAATGTTGATTGTTCATTACATGGAGAACCGATATTTGCTTTTGATCACGTTTGTTTTCCAATTCCTCAATCTGTACTTTTCCGTAAGAATTCATTGCCTCATTTGATAATTTTTGAACGGTGGATTCGTCTAGGGTTGGATTTCCAAGGTTTTTCCATCCTGATTGTAAATTAGGACCAAGATGTTTAAGAAATGCCGGGAGTCCCCCTTTCCCCCTCCAAGATGGAATGTGAGGAACGGACCGCCAACTGCCCATCGTAAACCGATGGAATTTGTTACGATTCGATCCAAATCTTTCATTGAAACGACTTCTTCAAGAACTAGATGGATCGCTTCTCGAAAGAGGGCGGATTGCAATCGATTAGCAACAAAACCGGGGATTTCTTTTTTTAATACCATGGGCTCTTTTCCTAATGATTTATAGAAAGCAATGGCATCATTAACGGCTTGAACTTCTGTATGTTCTCCTGGTACCACTTCAACGAGCGGAACGAGATGCGGGGGTTAAATGGATGTCCGATTAAAAGCCGACCCGGATTCTTCATTCCTTTTGCTATTTCGCTTGAAGGGATTCCGGAAGTGGAGGACAGCAAAAGCGTTTCTTTAGTTACTGCTTTTTCAATTTTAGAAAACAATTCCTGTTTGAATTCAACTCGTTCTGGTCCATTTTCTTGGACAACAGCCGAGCCTTGAAGCGAACGTTCCAGATCCTGCTCTATTTCTAAATGATCCGTTAGATTTTCAGTTGGCAGTCCAAGAGCTTTTAACGTAGGCTTGATTTGTTCAATCCCATTAAGAACTACTTCTTTTAAGTCAGGACGAGGATCATTCACACGCACTGTCAATCCATAGGCTAAAAACAAGGCGGTCCAGGAAATCCCTATTGTGCCAGCTCCAATAACGGTTACTGGATTAAATCGTTGCAATTCTTCAGAGAGCGTTATCTTTGAATTGGACATGTATGGTTTACCTTCCTTTCTACTTTTCAGCTAAATAATCATATATAACAGTTGGAGAGGGCAATGAAAGCTCTGTTAGAATATGAGAAGCCGATACGACCTCAAGTACAGGCAAATCCGCCATTGGTGCCAACGCATGTGCGAACAGCTCCAGCCTTGCAGGTCCTGACCAAGCACCAAGTATTTTAATATCCGTAATTTGGCTCCGGACCAATTCGCAAATTCTTGGATAGCCATCATATCCTGGCATTTTTTTTAACATATAATTCGGTCTAACGATTTCTTTAAGCGCCTCCGAATGATCAAGCGGAAAATGCTTATACCCCATTGTAGCTGTGGCCACCCGCAAAGTACTATAATCCAAGGTTCCGACTAAGGTGTCGGAATCAACATATAAACTAGGCTTGCCTAACTTTTTAGGATACGCTGCTATTTCTCTGCCGGAAGCGATGGCAGGAAAGCTATCTACATACATGGCATGAAGATAATCGCCTTCTTCCCCTTCAAAGCTTACAGGGATGACCTGCCCACACTCTGTATAGGATCCTAGCCCTGTAACATCCGGCATTTTCATAATTTCAAATCTGACAAGTGGATCTTTAACCTCCAATGGCTCCGGAACTATTTTTTTCAATCTTTCAAGATCGGTCCTATACAAAATATTTAAGTATTCACGATTATAAAAGCGGTATGGACCTAAAGGAAACGCCCCCGCATCCAAAGGAGTTGTAAACTGCTTAACTACTTCATCCTTTCTCACTTAAATGACACCTTCCTTTTTTAATCAGGTTCTTAAAAAAATTTTCATGTTTATCTTGCCCTCTTGTACTTTTTCTACATCCATAATTTTATATCGGATTTCATATTTAATCTAATACATGTTAATGTATAAATATATTTATTGTAATAAATTATAGGGGTGTAAAAAAATAGATGGAGCTGCTTCAATTGAAATACTTTCAGACGGTTGCTTATACAGAGCATATTTCTAAGGCTGCCCAACAACTAAATATTGCTCAGCCTTCATTAAGCCTCACAATTAAGAGACTTGAGGATGAATTGGGAACAAAGTTATTTGATAGGAAAGGAAGAAATATTGAATTGAGTTCTTCTGGAAAAATTCTTTTGAAACATGTGAACAAGATTTTTACCGAAATTGAAAATGCAAGAACGGAGATTCAAGCGAAAGATCAGGAAAATGCACGCACCATTAAAATATCGATTTCCAATCCCAGATTCCTCACAGGGCTGATCAGTGAATACATTACCCAATATCCGGAAATAAAAATACAACAGGGAATTGGAGTGAGAAGTGGAATACTGGAAAGCTTAAAGAAGGGGGAGATTGATTTAGGTATAGCAGGTCCACCTATAGTGGATGAAGAGATAAAAAGCTGTGTATTGTTAGATGAGGACATTGTCCTGGTATTGCCCTCCACCCACAGGTTGGCAGGCCATTCAGAAATCTCTTTAAAAGATGTTGCCAATGAACCTTTTATTTCTCTGGCTGGTAATGAGGAATACAGTAAATTTACAAACGAACTTTGTGAAAAAGAGGGATTCACTCCCAAAAATAATTTTGAGGTAGATTCTAATCTATTAGCAGAAATCATTAAGTTAGATCAAGGTGTAGCATTCCTTCCTATTTCAGTGTGCAGAAAACACCATTTACATTACGTAAAAATTGCAGATATTGCCCCGACCTATACAGTCGGACTGTCTTGGGTAAAAGATGGGTTGTTATCTCCTTCAGTAAAAGATTTCCGGGACTTTATTATTTCCTATTTTAAAGATAACTACCAAATGTTCAAAGTTCCCTAAACGCTTTCAATATTACTAAGGCAACAACCTGGTCCGTTTGTT
Protein-coding regions in this window:
- a CDS encoding FadR/GntR family transcriptional regulator, with protein sequence MAIVSETVQKFICDFIHKKNLQPGEQLHSERELAKLLEVSRASVREALQALSEKGIIEKRIGKGAFVKKNPFIEDIEIPKSFMMPMDISNSLDLLEFRKVIEVEIAYLAAKRIQTHEIHILEKSLVDLEVCIKMQSSIIVPDLVFHGTLARSINNDVIIQVYNSISEFFKKIRIEMAVYDDVENALYYHQQILRAIKKGEAEKCSKLMREHIEDVQRSYQEMLKELDHR
- a CDS encoding APC family permease — protein: MNGEHTVNHGKLQSKEEFKRVLGLPSLIFYGLAFLIPTTIFDMYGIVSNMTHGMFSLTHALTALAMIFTAYSYGRMSSAFPTSGSAYTYVQRAMNPYMGFLTGWTVMMDYLLVPMLSYSFAANYLEALFPNIPKWVWIVGLTVLVTSVSYIGINVTAWVNNTIVIIQLSIVVIVVLFICKYIASGGGAGTFLNLDAFLNLNEISKPEAGWNVIFTGASILVLSYFGFDAVTTVAEEAINPKVNVARAALIICAGVGIMFVSVSYLMMLAWPTGWSEFKDVETGSLELFKKIGLGVLAVIYPFFTVIGAIAGPLAGQTACSRMLYKMGRDGVLPKKFFGYINPKTLTPTNNILFIGIISLSALFLNLTTAISLVNFGALFGCLFVNLSVIFYYYFKQKERRGVNFIRHLIFPFIGALTIFFFLYKLDIHAKTAGLIWLGIGLTYLILSTNFFKKLPSGLDYYSNQPIEKRGKEI
- a CDS encoding ketopantoate reductase family protein; this translates as MRIAVLGAGSLGTIAGAYIAAGGQDVELIDVYQAHVDALNQTGAKIIGTTDFQAKVKAITPDDMSGTYDLVLLLTKQLFNDSVLKNLLPFLGEQSVVLSLQNGIPEEKVASIVGRERVIAGSVEFGATFMEPGVSKLTTEFTHFKEYAFQIGELNGETTERIQQIKSILDLVGGTHISNNLVGTKWSKLLINNAFSGLSAALNKEFGGVLDHEVSIVSAAHIADETIKVGHVNGVKFAKMNTFDIASLEIKSEKDIPERVQTLRKFMESSRLLKASMLQDLEKKRKTEIDYINGVVPRLAADKGILTPYNDMVVKLVKQAEETQSVSNFETNIKFFEELNK
- a CDS encoding acetoacetate decarboxylase is translated as MRKDEVVKQFTTPLDAGAFPLGPYRFYNREYLNILYRTDLERLKKIVPEPLEVKDPLVRFEIMKMPDVTGLGSYTECGQVIPVSFEGEEGDYLHAMYVDSFPAIASGREIAAYPKKLGKPSLYVDSDTLVGTLDYSTLRVATATMGYKHFPLDHSEALKEIVRPNYMLKKMPGYDGYPRICELVRSQITDIKILGAWSGPARLELFAHALAPMADLPVLEVVSASHILTELSLPSPTVIYDYLAEK
- a CDS encoding 3-hydroxyacyl-CoA dehydrogenase family protein — protein: MVPGEHTEVQAVNDAIAFYKSLGKEPMVLKKEIPGFVANRLQSALFREAIHLVLEEVVSMKDLDRIVTNSIGLRWAVGGPFLTFHLGGGKGDSRHFLNILVLIYNQDGKTLEIQP
- a CDS encoding 3-hydroxyacyl-CoA dehydrogenase NAD-binding domain-containing protein, translated to MSNSKITLSEELQRFNPVTVIGAGTIGISWTALFLAYGLTVRVNDPRPDLKEVVLNGIEQIKPTLKALGLPTENLTDHLEIEQDLERSLQGSAVVQENGPERVEFKQELFSKIEKAVTKETLLLSSTSGIPSSEIAKGMKNPGRLLIGHPFNPRISFRSLKWYQENIQKFKPLMMPLLSINH
- a CDS encoding amidohydrolase family protein; the encoded protein is MSTTYWLTNVLLESSLLYKNNVVAETNTESCHIRIDQGTIKEIIIATKPLTGDLPKQDAKGLLMLPSFQDMHIHLDKTYYGGPWKAPTPFVNIFGRIEEEKEMLPHLLPVTKERAEKIMDLLLQNGTTHIRAQCNVDPTIGLENFEAISQALESYRDKLTYELVAFPQHGLLRSKSINLVREALQRGATHVGGVDPATVDEDIETSLRAMFELAIEADAGIDLHLHDKGHLGTFTMKRLAALTEKTGWQGRVSIGHAFGLGDVSLEEAGETAELLAKAGISIASTVPIEYDFSTPPIPFLHQKGVTVSLATDSITDHWDPFGTGDMLYKASLMAERFSWIDEQSLAKALSFITGGKTPLDSNGKRIWPLVGDQADAVFVEASCSAEAVARRVKRQATMFKGKIVAGSLS
- a CDS encoding LysR family transcriptional regulator, which gives rise to MELLQLKYFQTVAYTEHISKAAQQLNIAQPSLSLTIKRLEDELGTKLFDRKGRNIELSSSGKILLKHVNKIFTEIENARTEIQAKDQENARTIKISISNPRFLTGLISEYITQYPEIKIQQGIGVRSGILESLKKGEIDLGIAGPPIVDEEIKSCVLLDEDIVLVLPSTHRLAGHSEISLKDVANEPFISLAGNEEYSKFTNELCEKEGFTPKNNFEVDSNLLAEIIKLDQGVAFLPISVCRKHHLHYVKIADIAPTYTVGLSWVKDGLLSPSVKDFRDFIISYFKDNYQMFKVP